A single region of the Pseudomonas sp. VD-NE ins genome encodes:
- a CDS encoding DUF2252 family protein: MKTPLPSARLEPLSQLRNLKMARSAHAYVRGSTVQFYEWLHSQPGRSLPKGPAVWICGDCHAGNLGPTGDLKGQIDIHIRDLDQTVIGNPAHDLVRLALSLATAARGSDLPGVATARMLEEMMRGYEQAFVGDLDEDPPRPAQVKAGMRSAVQRTWKHLAEERIENTKPTIPLGKQFWTLSRDERAALKALCATPEIHTLVTSLKGRSKDDRVKMLDSAYWVKGCSSLGLKRYAVLLGVGKGDDEEYCLLDIKEAVGAAAPRAARASMPRDNGKRVVEGARFLSPGLGNRMLATRMLDHGFFVRELLPQDMKLELDQLSQRDAMLAAGYLARVVGVAHARQMDLATRSEWMADLQTCRSKRLDAPSWLWTSVVQLVGNHEKGYLEHCRRYALQH, from the coding sequence ATGAAAACCCCGCTTCCTTCCGCCCGACTTGAACCGCTGTCGCAACTGCGCAATCTGAAAATGGCCCGATCCGCGCACGCCTATGTGCGCGGCAGCACTGTGCAGTTTTACGAATGGCTGCACAGCCAGCCGGGACGCAGCCTGCCCAAAGGCCCGGCGGTGTGGATCTGCGGCGATTGCCATGCCGGCAATCTGGGCCCGACTGGCGACCTCAAAGGGCAGATCGATATTCATATCCGTGACCTTGACCAGACCGTGATCGGCAACCCGGCGCATGATCTGGTGCGCCTGGCGCTGTCACTCGCAACGGCAGCGCGCGGCTCAGACCTGCCGGGCGTCGCGACCGCACGCATGCTGGAAGAAATGATGCGCGGCTACGAGCAAGCCTTTGTCGGTGATCTTGATGAAGATCCGCCGCGGCCGGCGCAAGTCAAAGCCGGCATGCGCAGTGCCGTGCAGCGCACCTGGAAGCATTTGGCCGAAGAGCGGATCGAGAACACCAAGCCAACCATTCCGTTGGGCAAACAGTTCTGGACGCTTTCACGCGATGAACGCGCGGCGCTGAAAGCTCTCTGCGCCACCCCCGAAATCCATACGCTGGTGACGTCCTTGAAGGGCCGCTCCAAGGATGATCGGGTGAAAATGCTCGACTCGGCGTATTGGGTAAAGGGCTGCAGCTCATTGGGGTTGAAGCGTTATGCGGTGCTGCTGGGCGTGGGCAAAGGCGATGACGAAGAATATTGCCTGCTCGATATCAAGGAAGCTGTCGGTGCCGCCGCGCCTCGCGCCGCCCGAGCGTCGATGCCCCGCGACAATGGCAAGCGCGTGGTCGAAGGCGCGCGGTTTCTTTCACCCGGGTTGGGCAATCGGATGCTGGCGACACGCATGCTCGACCATGGTTTTTTCGTCCGTGAACTGTTGCCGCAGGACATGAAGCTGGAACTGGATCAGTTGAGTCAGCGCGATGCGATGCTCGCGGCCGGCTATCTGGCGCGGGTTGTCGGCGTGGCGCATGCCCGGCAAATGGACCTGGCCACCCGGTCCGAGTGGATGGCGGATTTGCAAACCTGCCGCTCGAAACGTCTGGATGCGCCATCGTGGCTGTGGACCAGTGTCGTGCAATTGGTTGGCAATCATGAAAAAGGCTATCTGGAACATTGCCGACGCTATGCGCTGCAGCATTGA
- a CDS encoding helix-turn-helix domain-containing protein → MSLHAKHPSFAAMTDAAPLPVRTVVVLAFDDLLLLNAAGPLEVFAAIPRVLAAPYSASPPYRLLVASPRGGQVMSISGISVTTCSLEQIDAMAPVIDTLIVAGGPGMAALEADEAACAWLRRRSVDIRRLCSIGTGSFALAAAGLLDGREVVTHWKFAAQLQARYPAVRCQTDALYLHDGNLWTCGGATAGIDLALGLVEQDLGAHAALALARYFTVFMWRDAEQPQLSASLNAQSKALRTDPDARLARLHAWIAANLNGDLRVERLAEQFGMSPRHFARAYVAATGETPAQAVENLRLETATRLLKTTREPIKRIAETAGFGREERMRRAFQKHLGISPHGYRSEMKAAATGAAQPLGIALAGLAQ, encoded by the coding sequence GTGTCGCTCCATGCCAAACACCCCTCCTTTGCTGCCATGACGGACGCCGCGCCGCTGCCTGTGCGCACCGTCGTGGTGTTGGCGTTCGATGACTTGCTGTTGCTCAATGCGGCCGGCCCGCTTGAGGTGTTTGCGGCCATACCGCGCGTGCTGGCTGCGCCCTACAGCGCAAGTCCGCCGTACCGCTTGTTGGTGGCATCGCCGCGTGGCGGTCAGGTGATGTCCATTTCCGGCATCAGCGTGACCACCTGTTCGCTGGAACAGATCGATGCCATGGCCCCGGTGATCGACACGCTGATCGTCGCCGGCGGGCCGGGCATGGCTGCGCTTGAAGCTGACGAAGCCGCGTGCGCTTGGCTACGCCGCCGCTCGGTTGACATCCGTCGGCTGTGCTCGATCGGTACGGGTTCGTTTGCTTTGGCCGCAGCGGGCCTGCTCGATGGCCGCGAAGTGGTGACGCACTGGAAATTTGCAGCGCAACTGCAGGCGCGCTACCCGGCGGTACGCTGCCAGACCGATGCGCTGTATCTGCACGATGGCAACCTCTGGACCTGCGGCGGCGCCACCGCCGGTATCGATCTGGCCCTTGGTCTGGTTGAACAAGACCTCGGTGCCCACGCGGCGCTGGCCCTGGCGCGGTACTTCACGGTATTTATGTGGCGTGATGCCGAACAGCCGCAGCTCAGTGCCTCGCTCAATGCTCAATCCAAGGCCCTGCGCACCGACCCGGACGCGCGTCTGGCGCGGCTGCACGCCTGGATTGCGGCGAACCTGAACGGAGACTTGCGCGTCGAGCGGCTGGCCGAACAATTCGGCATGAGCCCGCGGCATTTTGCCCGCGCCTATGTCGCTGCCACCGGAGAAACCCCGGCGCAAGCGGTGGAGAACCTGCGTCTGGAGACGGCGACTCGATTACTCAAGACTACCCGAGAGCCGATCAAGCGCATCGCCGAAACAGCCGGTTTTGGCCGTGAGGAGCGTATGCGCCGGGCCTTCCAGAAGCATTTGGGCATCAGCCCCCACGGCTACCGCAGTGAAATGAAAGCCGCTGCAACGGGAGCGGCGCAGCCGTTGGGCATTGCACTCGCCGGGCTGGCCCAATAA
- a CDS encoding NAD(P)-binding domain-containing protein has product MRIGIVGAGFIGRAVAQIALAAGHEVMLSNSRGPKTMSSVLAGITGCQIGTAEQATQFADVVLLAIPYEHIPSLPPTWFESKTVLDANNYYPDRDGHIAALDTFQTTTSRLLAEHLQGATVVKVFNAILAADLLTDACPHGSSERRALPVAADDADAKALVVGLLDDLGFDAVDAGGLDESWRFERAKPAYCAPLDKSGLEKALAAAEREVELPLGSWRR; this is encoded by the coding sequence ATGCGCATTGGAATCGTTGGAGCCGGCTTCATTGGGCGCGCCGTCGCGCAAATCGCCCTCGCCGCCGGGCACGAGGTGATGCTCAGTAACTCACGCGGCCCGAAGACCATGAGCAGCGTGCTCGCCGGCATCACCGGCTGCCAGATCGGCACGGCCGAACAGGCCACACAGTTTGCCGACGTGGTGTTGCTGGCCATCCCCTACGAACACATCCCGAGCCTGCCGCCAACCTGGTTCGAAAGCAAAACCGTGCTCGACGCCAACAACTATTACCCCGATCGCGACGGCCACATCGCCGCACTCGATACCTTCCAGACCACCACCAGCCGTTTGCTCGCCGAGCATCTGCAGGGCGCCACCGTGGTCAAGGTGTTCAATGCCATCCTCGCCGCAGACTTGCTCACCGATGCCTGCCCGCACGGCTCCAGCGAGCGGCGCGCCCTGCCCGTCGCCGCAGATGACGCTGACGCCAAGGCATTGGTCGTGGGTTTGCTGGACGACCTCGGCTTCGATGCAGTCGACGCCGGAGGCCTCGATGAGAGCTGGCGATTCGAGCGGGCAAAACCGGCCTATTGCGCTCCGCTGGACAAGTCCGGGCTGGAGAAAGCCCTGGCTGCTGCCGAGCGCGAGGTCGAATTACCTTTGGGCAGTTGGCGGCGCTGA
- a CDS encoding AI-2E family transporter translates to MEDKPLITFQSSRALLDVLIRAGLITVLVLFCYDIFHPFLNVMLWALILAVTLYPLNQLLGAKLGHRYGWAAIILVLLGLVILMLPLSLLGASIAESIKGSMHTFEAGQFEIPPPPASVEGWPLIGAPLYGIWMHASQDLSWVFQELAPHLKDWSKVVLHQAAGVGAGIVVFVIALIVAGLIMHHGERGHRTAVAVTTRISGPVRGPQIAELCTATIRAVAQGVVGIAFIQMLLVGVALVVMGVPAAGVLALMVLLLGITQLPVLLISLPIVIYVFAVDGVSAGTIIFAVWMAIAGLADNVLKPMLLGRGVAVPMPVVLIGALGGMVTSGIIGLFTGPVILAVGYELFIGWVYQPADVTELLESQRKEHLP, encoded by the coding sequence ATGGAAGACAAACCGCTGATCACGTTTCAGAGTTCCAGAGCACTGCTGGACGTGCTCATTCGAGCGGGCCTGATCACCGTTCTGGTGCTGTTCTGCTACGACATTTTTCATCCGTTTCTCAATGTCATGCTCTGGGCGCTGATCCTGGCCGTCACGTTGTATCCGCTGAATCAGCTGCTGGGCGCGAAACTCGGTCATCGCTATGGCTGGGCGGCAATCATTCTGGTGTTGCTGGGTCTGGTGATTCTGATGTTGCCGTTAAGCCTGCTGGGCGCGTCGATCGCCGAGTCGATCAAGGGCAGCATGCACACGTTCGAAGCCGGCCAGTTCGAGATACCGCCGCCACCGGCCAGTGTCGAAGGCTGGCCGTTGATTGGCGCGCCGCTTTACGGCATCTGGATGCACGCTTCGCAGGACCTGAGCTGGGTGTTTCAGGAACTGGCGCCACATCTCAAGGACTGGAGCAAAGTGGTGTTGCATCAAGCCGCCGGTGTCGGGGCGGGCATCGTGGTGTTTGTGATTGCGTTGATCGTCGCCGGGTTGATCATGCACCACGGCGAGCGCGGCCACCGCACAGCGGTGGCTGTCACCACACGCATTTCCGGGCCGGTGCGCGGCCCGCAGATTGCCGAACTGTGCACGGCAACCATCCGCGCCGTGGCGCAGGGTGTGGTCGGCATCGCCTTTATTCAGATGCTGCTGGTCGGCGTGGCACTGGTGGTCATGGGTGTGCCGGCGGCCGGTGTTCTCGCCTTGATGGTGTTGCTGCTGGGCATCACCCAATTGCCGGTGCTGCTGATCTCGCTGCCCATCGTGATTTATGTCTTCGCCGTGGACGGGGTCAGCGCCGGCACGATTATCTTTGCGGTGTGGATGGCGATTGCCGGGCTTGCTGACAACGTGCTCAAACCGATGTTGCTGGGTCGCGGCGTCGCGGTGCCGATGCCGGTGGTGCTGATTGGCGCACTGGGCGGCATGGTCACCAGCGGCATTATTGGTTTGTTCACCGGGCCGGTGATTCTGGCGGTTGGCTACGAATTGTTCATCGGTTGGGTGTATCAACCGGCCGATGTCACCGAGCTTCTGGAGAGCCAGCGCAAAGAACATCTGCCGTGA
- a CDS encoding response regulator — protein sequence MSRLLFVDDDVEILALLKKFFVQHAYEVDVASHGEAMWAAIAQNRPDTIILDLMMPGESGLSLCQKVRAQLGIPIIMLTAMAELSDRIVGLELGADDYLTKPFAPQELLARVRALQRRAAEQRSPVEPSRPVIAFAGWHLDITCRELRSPENVMIPLSGGEFDLLVVFLDHPQRILTREQLIDLTHGHGHDAFDRSIDVQVSRLRRKIEPDSKRPDLIRTVRNGGYLFTAKVSRT from the coding sequence GTGAGCAGACTGCTGTTCGTCGACGACGACGTGGAAATCCTCGCGCTGCTGAAGAAGTTCTTCGTGCAGCACGCCTATGAAGTCGACGTGGCGTCCCACGGCGAAGCCATGTGGGCGGCAATCGCGCAGAACCGTCCGGACACGATCATTCTTGATCTGATGATGCCCGGCGAAAGCGGCCTGAGCCTGTGCCAGAAGGTGCGCGCGCAGCTGGGCATTCCGATCATCATGCTCACGGCCATGGCGGAGTTGAGTGATCGCATCGTCGGGCTGGAACTGGGTGCGGACGACTACCTGACCAAGCCGTTCGCCCCGCAGGAACTGCTTGCTCGCGTACGTGCCTTGCAGCGTCGCGCCGCTGAACAGCGCAGCCCGGTCGAGCCTTCGCGCCCGGTGATAGCGTTCGCCGGTTGGCATCTGGACATCACCTGTCGCGAATTGCGCTCGCCGGAAAACGTGATGATTCCGCTGTCCGGCGGCGAGTTCGATTTACTCGTGGTGTTCCTCGATCATCCGCAGCGCATTCTTACCCGCGAACAGTTGATCGACTTGACCCACGGCCATGGCCATGACGCCTTCGACCGCAGCATCGATGTGCAAGTCAGCCGCCTGCGGCGCAAGATCGAACCCGACAGCAAGCGTCCGGACCTGATTCGTACGGTGCGCAACGGCGGTTATCTGTTCACCGCCAAGGTCAGCCGCACGTGA
- the proP gene encoding glycine betaine/L-proline transporter ProP → MKSRKKTVKPIGLKDITIVDDAKMRKAITAAALGNAMEWFDFGVYGFVAYVLGKVFFPGADPGTQMIAALATFSVPFLIRPLGGLFFGALGDKYGRQKVLAATIVIMSLSTFAIGLIPSYASIGIWAPILLLLAKMAQGFSVGGEYTGASIFVAEYAPDRKRGFLGSWLDFGSIAGFVLGAGVVVLISTTLGEAKFEEWGWRLPFFLALPLGMIGLYLRHALEETPAFQQHVEKLEQGDREGLAGGPKVSFKEVATKHWRSLMTCIGVVAVTNVTYYMLLTYMPSYLSHNLHYSENRGVLIIIAIMVGMLFVQPAIGFISDKIGRKPFIVVGSIGLFILAIPAFMLINSGKIGLIFAGLLMLAVLLNFFIGVMASTLPAMFPTHIRYSALAAAFNVSVLIAGLTPTVVAWLVESTNDLYMPAYYLMVIAVVGLATGVTMKETANKPLRGAAPAASDLEEAKELLQEHHDNIEQKIEDIDAEIAALEAKRKELVQQHPRIN, encoded by the coding sequence ATGAAATCACGCAAGAAAACCGTCAAGCCGATCGGCCTGAAAGACATCACCATTGTCGACGACGCCAAGATGCGCAAGGCGATCACCGCCGCCGCGCTGGGCAATGCCATGGAATGGTTCGACTTTGGTGTCTACGGCTTCGTCGCCTATGTGCTCGGCAAAGTGTTCTTCCCCGGCGCCGACCCCGGCACACAGATGATCGCCGCGCTGGCGACGTTCTCGGTGCCCTTCCTGATCCGGCCGCTGGGCGGCTTGTTCTTCGGCGCATTGGGCGACAAGTACGGACGACAGAAAGTCCTCGCCGCGACCATCGTGATCATGTCGCTCAGCACCTTTGCCATCGGCTTGATTCCGTCCTATGCCTCGATCGGCATCTGGGCGCCGATCCTGCTGCTGCTGGCGAAAATGGCCCAAGGCTTCTCGGTAGGCGGTGAATACACCGGCGCCTCGATCTTCGTCGCCGAATATGCACCGGATCGCAAGCGCGGGTTCCTCGGCAGCTGGCTGGATTTCGGCTCGATTGCCGGTTTCGTCCTCGGTGCCGGTGTGGTGGTGTTGATTTCCACCACGCTGGGCGAGGCGAAGTTCGAGGAATGGGGCTGGCGTCTGCCGTTCTTCCTCGCGTTGCCGCTGGGCATGATCGGCCTTTACTTGCGTCACGCCCTGGAAGAAACCCCGGCGTTCCAGCAGCACGTCGAAAAACTTGAGCAAGGCGATCGCGAAGGCCTCGCCGGCGGCCCGAAAGTCTCGTTCAAAGAGGTCGCGACCAAACACTGGCGCAGCCTGATGACCTGCATCGGCGTGGTGGCGGTGACCAACGTCACCTACTACATGCTGCTCACCTACATGCCGAGCTACCTGTCGCACAACCTGCATTACAGCGAAAACCGTGGCGTGCTGATCATCATCGCGATCATGGTCGGCATGTTGTTCGTGCAGCCGGCAATCGGTTTCATCAGCGACAAGATTGGCCGCAAGCCTTTTATCGTCGTCGGCAGCATCGGTTTGTTCATTCTGGCGATCCCGGCCTTCATGCTGATCAACAGCGGCAAGATCGGGCTGATCTTCGCCGGCCTGCTGATGCTGGCCGTGTTGCTGAACTTCTTTATCGGCGTCATGGCCTCCACCCTGCCGGCGATGTTCCCCACGCACATTCGCTACAGTGCGCTGGCCGCTGCGTTCAACGTCTCGGTATTGATTGCCGGCCTGACCCCGACCGTGGTCGCCTGGCTGGTCGAGAGCACCAACGATCTGTACATGCCGGCGTATTACCTGATGGTCATCGCCGTGGTCGGTCTGGCCACCGGTGTGACCATGAAGGAAACCGCCAACAAGCCGTTGCGTGGCGCCGCGCCTGCCGCTTCTGATCTTGAAGAGGCCAAGGAACTGCTGCAAGAACACCACGACAACATCGAGCAGAAAATCGAAGACATCGACGCCGAAATCGCCGCGCTGGAAGCCAAGCGCAAGGAACTTGTGCAGCAGCATCCGCGAATTAACTGA
- a CDS encoding LysR family transcriptional regulator: MDRLTSMAAFVMAAEAGSYASAAQRLEMSAQMVAKHVAALEQRLGARLLNRTTRRQSLTELGQAYYERCKHIVSEAEAADSLAQVMNDTPRGKLRVSAPVSFGSYSLMPFVTAFLREFPEVEIDLHLTDRAVDLVEEGFEVAFRIGPLATASLTARPLAAYRLIVCAAPRYLAEHGTPQVPADLQQHECLGYAYWSRPADHEWSFFNGAQVERVPVSSRLHVNESKALLTAAVDGFGIVLGPADFLEPALRRGELVRLLEGFEAPSRAMHLLYTAHRQKTAKVRQFIDAAVSRFG, from the coding sequence ATGGATCGGCTGACCAGCATGGCGGCGTTCGTGATGGCGGCCGAAGCGGGCTCGTATGCCAGCGCCGCGCAACGCCTCGAAATGTCGGCGCAAATGGTCGCCAAGCACGTTGCCGCCCTCGAACAGCGGCTGGGTGCGCGGTTGCTCAATCGCACCACGCGCCGGCAGAGCCTGACCGAGCTGGGCCAGGCCTACTACGAGCGCTGCAAGCACATCGTCTCTGAGGCGGAGGCCGCCGATTCGCTGGCGCAAGTCATGAACGACACACCGCGCGGCAAGCTCAGGGTCAGCGCGCCGGTGAGCTTTGGCTCTTACAGTCTGATGCCGTTCGTGACTGCGTTCTTGCGCGAATTCCCTGAGGTGGAAATCGACTTGCACTTGACCGACCGCGCCGTGGATCTGGTGGAGGAGGGGTTTGAGGTGGCTTTCCGGATCGGCCCGTTGGCCACGGCCAGCCTCACCGCGAGGCCATTGGCCGCGTATCGCTTGATTGTCTGCGCGGCGCCACGCTATCTGGCAGAACACGGCACGCCGCAAGTGCCCGCTGATCTGCAACAGCATGAGTGCCTGGGCTATGCCTACTGGTCACGGCCTGCCGATCACGAGTGGTCGTTTTTCAACGGTGCGCAGGTCGAGCGCGTGCCGGTGAGCAGTCGCTTGCACGTCAACGAGAGCAAGGCGTTGTTAACAGCGGCGGTGGATGGTTTCGGGATTGTGCTGGGGCCTGCCGACTTTCTTGAACCGGCATTGCGCAGAGGCGAGTTGGTGAGGTTGTTGGAGGGGTTTGAGGCGCCGAGCAGAGCGATGCATCTGCTGTACACGGCGCATCGGCAGAAGACTGCGAAAGTGCGCCAGTTCATCGATGCCGCAGTCAGCCGATTTGGCTGA
- a CDS encoding ATP-binding protein yields MIRRLLRGDTLSRRIALTIIAAMVASLALNALFVQVAGIWARPPIERTGLLEQIAATSRVIEAAPANLRPQLAAAASSAMLQVSWKAQRADFDLPNDGLRLPASRVPVLQQLLGNDRKIEVFSPGDWPKGSPQAHYAAVVQLVDGSWLSFIPPERSWGLEFGVRIAIVIALGLIATLLVAWVATRQLANPLQRFARAARRFGTDLRAPPIKLEGPDEIRQAIIAFNTMQAQIQHFIAERTHMLASISHDLRAPLTRMRLRSEFMEDLDHQGKLIRDVEEMQSMINAALAFFREDTHREQTTAFDLSELLQTIVDDYRDQHLHVDFEGPAHLVYEGRPLGIKRVIVNLLENALKYAQCPGIALRRDEYSIYIEVSDEGPGIPESALEQVFDPFFRLEASRNRDTGGVGLGLSAARAIVREQGGELTLSNRHDGGLLARVELPL; encoded by the coding sequence GTGATCCGCCGTTTGTTGCGCGGCGACACCCTGAGCCGGCGCATTGCCCTGACCATCATTGCCGCGATGGTCGCTTCGCTGGCGTTGAATGCGCTGTTCGTGCAAGTTGCCGGGATCTGGGCACGGCCGCCGATTGAACGCACCGGCCTGCTCGAGCAGATTGCCGCGACCTCGCGAGTGATCGAAGCCGCCCCGGCCAACTTGCGCCCGCAACTGGCCGCAGCGGCGAGCAGCGCCATGCTGCAAGTGTCGTGGAAAGCACAGCGCGCCGACTTCGATCTGCCCAATGACGGCCTTCGCCTGCCAGCGAGCCGGGTGCCGGTGCTGCAGCAACTGCTGGGCAACGATCGAAAAATCGAGGTGTTCAGCCCGGGCGACTGGCCGAAAGGCAGTCCCCAGGCGCATTACGCCGCCGTCGTGCAATTGGTCGATGGCAGCTGGTTATCATTTATCCCGCCGGAGCGCAGCTGGGGCCTGGAATTTGGCGTGCGTATCGCGATCGTCATCGCCTTGGGACTGATCGCTACATTGCTCGTCGCCTGGGTCGCCACCCGGCAACTGGCCAACCCCTTGCAGCGCTTCGCCCGCGCCGCCAGACGATTCGGCACCGATCTACGCGCACCGCCGATCAAGCTCGAAGGCCCCGACGAAATCCGCCAGGCGATCATCGCCTTCAACACCATGCAGGCGCAGATCCAGCACTTCATCGCCGAGCGTACGCACATGCTCGCGTCGATCTCCCACGATTTACGTGCGCCGCTGACACGCATGCGCTTGCGCAGTGAGTTCATGGAAGACCTCGATCATCAGGGCAAACTGATTCGCGACGTTGAAGAGATGCAGTCGATGATCAACGCCGCGCTGGCGTTCTTCCGCGAAGACACGCACCGCGAGCAGACCACCGCGTTCGATCTGTCGGAACTGTTGCAGACCATCGTTGACGATTACCGTGATCAACACCTGCACGTCGACTTCGAAGGCCCGGCGCACCTGGTGTACGAAGGTCGACCACTGGGGATCAAACGGGTGATCGTCAATTTGCTGGAGAATGCGCTGAAGTATGCGCAGTGTCCGGGCATTGCGTTGCGGCGTGACGAGTATTCGATCTACATCGAAGTCAGCGACGAAGGCCCCGGTATTCCCGAGTCGGCGTTGGAGCAGGTGTTCGATCCGTTCTTTCGCCTGGAGGCTTCGCGCAATCGTGATACCGGCGGTGTGGGACTCGGGCTTTCGGCGGCGCGGGCGATTGTGCGCGAGCAGGGCGGCGAGTTGACGCTGAGCAACCGCCACGATGGAGGGTTGTTGGCGCGCGTCGAACTGCCACTCTAA
- a CDS encoding DUF3313 domain-containing protein: MACTRSLLLALAATLSLSACTSKKVEHSGFLHDYSVLAEHQSPSGQPVLAWVNPALARGRYTQVYLAPSQFYPSTEPTPRIPLSTLSGVTDYYDAALRLELAKVMHLVNQPGPNTLVVRPAITQVATSTQGLRFYEWLPVTLVAAGISTATGIRDQDSEVATEVSFEDGSTGEVIAEVVRKGTGVPLENDKQVLTADDVKVVLDGWASDLRQSYTAIRR, from the coding sequence ATGGCCTGCACGCGTTCGCTGTTGCTGGCCCTCGCCGCCACCCTGAGCCTGTCGGCCTGCACCAGTAAAAAAGTCGAGCACAGCGGTTTTTTGCATGACTACAGCGTGTTGGCCGAACACCAGTCGCCGTCCGGCCAGCCTGTTCTGGCGTGGGTCAACCCGGCGCTCGCCCGGGGTCGATACACGCAGGTTTATCTGGCGCCGAGTCAGTTCTACCCAAGTACCGAGCCGACGCCGCGGATTCCGCTGAGCACGCTGTCCGGGGTCACTGACTACTACGACGCAGCGCTGCGGCTGGAGTTGGCCAAGGTAATGCATCTGGTCAACCAACCGGGGCCGAACACCTTGGTGGTGCGCCCCGCTATCACGCAAGTGGCGACCAGCACTCAGGGTTTGCGCTTTTATGAGTGGCTGCCGGTCACCCTCGTCGCGGCCGGTATCAGTACGGCGACCGGCATTCGTGATCAGGACAGTGAAGTCGCCACCGAAGTGTCGTTCGAGGACGGTTCGACCGGCGAAGTGATTGCCGAAGTGGTGCGCAAAGGCACCGGGGTGCCGCTGGAGAACGACAAACAGGTGCTGACTGCCGATGACGTCAAGGTCGTGCTGGATGGCTGGGCCAGCGACCTGCGGCAATCGTATACAGCCATCCGCCGGTAA
- a CDS encoding DUF2092 domain-containing protein has protein sequence MKAPASIVCLMFTLVLAPGAHAEDPPVTPAAEATDDTPLINPQVVDKLIDMGNYLRSLPKFQVDAQVSRDTVLESGQKIKTESANTLKVVGHDRLYAKSEGDVRTREFFYNGKKLTQYSPYLKYYTTVDAPATVAETLHKVENFYGVQVPMEDLFLFGSDQAQIDALKAALYVGPSVIKGQLCDHLAFRQEGIDWQLWLTRSDKPLPCKLVITTTDEKSFPEYSAVYQWNLKPTIPDTQFTFKPGKGDVAIAFKKASDQGGQ, from the coding sequence ATGAAAGCCCCAGCCAGTATTGTCTGCCTGATGTTCACACTGGTTCTCGCGCCGGGAGCCCACGCCGAAGACCCGCCCGTAACGCCCGCTGCCGAAGCGACGGACGATACGCCGTTGATCAACCCGCAAGTGGTCGACAAGCTCATCGACATGGGCAACTACCTGCGCAGCCTGCCGAAATTCCAGGTCGATGCCCAAGTCTCGCGGGACACGGTTCTGGAGTCTGGGCAGAAGATCAAGACCGAGTCCGCCAACACCCTGAAAGTGGTCGGCCACGATCGTTTGTATGCGAAAAGCGAAGGCGACGTGCGCACCCGCGAGTTCTTCTACAACGGCAAGAAACTCACCCAGTATTCGCCTTATCTGAAGTACTACACCACCGTCGATGCCCCGGCCACCGTGGCGGAAACCCTGCACAAGGTCGAGAACTTCTACGGGGTGCAGGTGCCGATGGAGGATCTGTTTCTGTTCGGCAGTGATCAGGCGCAGATCGATGCCTTGAAAGCCGCGCTGTACGTGGGCCCATCGGTCATCAAGGGCCAGCTCTGCGACCATTTGGCGTTTCGCCAGGAAGGTATCGACTGGCAATTGTGGCTGACCCGCTCCGACAAACCCTTGCCGTGCAAACTGGTGATTACCACCACCGACGAGAAGAGCTTTCCCGAGTACAGCGCGGTGTATCAATGGAACCTCAAGCCGACCATCCCGGACACGCAGTTCACCTTCAAACCGGGCAAAGGCGATGTGGCGATTGCGTTTAAAAAAGCCAGCGATCAGGGAGGGCAGTGA